The following are encoded together in the Streptococcus oralis genome:
- the oppC gene encoding oligopeptide ABC transporter permease OppC — protein sequence MSTIDKEKFQFVKRDDFASETIDAPAYSYWGSVFRQFLKKKSTVIMLGILVAIILMSFIYPMFSDFDFNDVSKVNDFSARFIKPNAEHWFGTDSNGKSLFDGVWFGARNSILISVIATFINLVIGVIVGGIWGISKSVDRVMMEVYNIISNIPSLLIVIVLTYSIGAGFWNLIFAMSVTTWIGIAYMIRIQIMRYRDLEYNLASQTLGTPTFKIIVKNIMPQLVSVIVSTMTLMLPSFISYEAFLSFFGLGLPVTVPSLGRLISDYSQNVTTNAYLFWIPLTTLILVSLSLFVVGQNLADASDPRTHR from the coding sequence ATGTCAACAATCGATAAAGAAAAATTTCAGTTCGTAAAACGTGACGATTTTGCCTCTGAAACAATTGATGCTCCTGCCTATTCATACTGGGGTTCTGTATTTAGACAATTTCTAAAGAAAAAATCAACAGTCATTATGTTGGGGATTTTGGTTGCCATTATCTTGATGAGCTTTATTTACCCAATGTTCTCAGATTTTGACTTCAACGATGTAAGTAAGGTCAATGACTTTTCTGCTCGTTTTATCAAGCCCAATGCTGAACATTGGTTTGGTACAGATAGCAATGGTAAATCCTTGTTTGATGGGGTTTGGTTTGGTGCGCGTAATTCAATTCTTATCTCTGTAATTGCCACTTTTATCAACCTTGTGATCGGGGTTATTGTTGGTGGAATTTGGGGAATTTCAAAATCCGTTGACCGCGTCATGATGGAAGTTTATAACATTATTTCAAACATTCCATCTCTCTTGATTGTCATTGTCTTGACTTACTCAATTGGTGCTGGTTTCTGGAATTTGATTTTTGCCATGAGTGTGACAACTTGGATTGGGATTGCTTATATGATTCGTATCCAAATCATGCGTTATCGTGATTTGGAATACAACCTTGCTTCTCAAACACTTGGAACACCAACCTTTAAAATCATTGTTAAAAATATCATGCCGCAATTGGTATCTGTTATTGTTTCTACAATGACCTTGATGTTGCCAAGCTTCATCTCTTATGAAGCCTTCCTTTCCTTCTTTGGATTGGGATTGCCTGTAACAGTGCCAAGTTTGGGACGTTTGATCTCAGATTACTCACAAAACGTTACGACCAACGCTTACTTGTTCTGGATTCCATTGACTACCTTGATTTTGGTATCTCTATCTCTTTTTGTTGTTGGTCAAAACCTAGCGGATGCTAGTGATCCACGTACACATAGATAG
- a CDS encoding TrkH family potassium uptake protein gives MNKSMIRYLLSKLLLIEAVLLLVPVSVAIYYQESSQVFIALFSTIEILVLLGGLGVLRKPKNQRIYAKEGVLIVALCWILWSFFGGLPFVFSGQIPSIIDAFFEISSGFTTTGATILTDVSVLTHSLLFWRSFTHLIGGMGVLVFALAIMDNAKNSHLEVMKAEVPGPVFGKVVSKLKNTAQILYLLYLALFSLFVVIYYLAGMPLYDSFVIAMGTAGTGGFTVYNDGIAHYGSSLITYLVSIGVLVFGVNFNLYYYLMLRRIKAFFGDEELRAYIIIVLVSTGLITLNTLHLYQGVSKSVEMAFFQVSNIITTTGFGYGDITNWPLFSQFILLFLMGIGGSAGSTAGGLKVIRGLILSKIAKNQILSTLSPHRVLTLHVNKTVIDKDTQHKILKYFAIYMMIILSLIFIVSLDNNDFLVVTSAVFSCFNNIGPILGTTSSFAIFSPISKLLLSFAMIAGRLEIYPILLLFMKRTWSKR, from the coding sequence ATGAATAAAAGTATGATTCGTTACCTCCTCTCAAAACTTCTCTTGATTGAGGCTGTTCTTCTCCTAGTACCTGTTAGTGTAGCGATCTATTACCAAGAATCCAGTCAAGTATTTATCGCTCTCTTTTCTACGATTGAAATTTTAGTCCTTCTTGGTGGTCTAGGTGTTTTACGGAAACCAAAAAATCAACGGATTTATGCCAAGGAAGGAGTCTTAATTGTTGCCCTCTGTTGGATTCTATGGTCTTTCTTTGGTGGCCTCCCCTTTGTCTTTTCAGGACAAATCCCCAGCATCATCGATGCCTTCTTTGAAATCAGTTCTGGATTTACGACGACTGGTGCTACTATCCTAACAGATGTTTCCGTTCTCACTCATTCCCTCCTCTTCTGGAGAAGTTTCACCCACTTGATAGGAGGGATGGGGGTGCTCGTCTTTGCACTTGCCATTATGGACAATGCTAAGAATAGCCACTTGGAAGTGATGAAGGCTGAGGTCCCTGGACCTGTCTTTGGCAAGGTCGTATCCAAGCTAAAAAACACTGCCCAGATTCTCTATCTGCTTTATCTGGCTCTCTTCTCCCTTTTTGTGGTTATCTACTACCTAGCAGGCATGCCTCTCTATGATAGTTTTGTCATCGCTATGGGAACAGCAGGAACTGGGGGCTTTACCGTATATAACGACGGAATTGCCCACTACGGTAGCTCACTTATCACCTATCTCGTTAGTATCGGAGTGTTGGTTTTTGGGGTTAACTTCAATCTCTACTACTACCTCATGCTCCGTCGGATTAAGGCTTTCTTTGGAGATGAAGAACTACGAGCATATATCATCATTGTCCTAGTTTCTACTGGCTTGATTACTCTTAATACGCTCCACCTCTACCAAGGGGTTTCCAAAAGTGTTGAAATGGCCTTCTTCCAGGTTTCCAATATCATCACGACAACAGGTTTTGGTTACGGAGATATTACCAACTGGCCCCTCTTCTCCCAATTTATCCTCCTCTTCCTCATGGGAATCGGTGGATCAGCTGGCTCAACTGCAGGTGGTCTTAAGGTGATCAGAGGACTCATCCTCTCTAAAATCGCAAAAAATCAGATTTTATCCACCTTATCCCCTCACCGTGTTTTGACTCTACACGTCAATAAAACTGTGATTGATAAGGATACCCAACACAAGATTCTTAAGTATTTTGCCATCTATATGATGATTATCCTCTCTCTCATCTTTATCGTCAGTCTTGATAACAATGATTTTCTAGTCGTGACCAGTGCGGTCTTCAGCTGTTTTAACAATATTGGACCTATTCTAGGTACAACCTCGAGTTTTGCCATCTTTAGCCCCATTTCTAAGCTCCTGCTCTCCTTTGCAATGATCGCAGGTCGCTTAGAGATATACCCCATTTTGCTACTCTTTATGAAACGCACTTGGTCTAAACGCTAA
- a CDS encoding ATP-binding cassette domain-containing protein, protein MSEKLVEIKDLEISFGEGSKKFVAVKNANFFINKGETFSLVGESGSGKTTIGRAIIGLNNTSKGEIIFDGHKINGKKSHKESSDLIRRIQMIFQDPAASLNERATVDYIISEGLYNYHLFKDEEDRKEKVQKMIHEVGLLKEHLTRYPHEFSGGQRQRIGIARALVMEPDFVIADEPISALDVSVRAQVLNLLKKFQKELGLTYLFIAHDLSVVRFISDRIAVIYKGVIVEVAETEELFNNPVHPYTQALLSAVPIPDPILERKKVLKVYDPDQHDYETDKPSMVEIRPGHYVWANQAELARYKEALKK, encoded by the coding sequence ATGTCTGAAAAATTAGTAGAAATTAAAGATTTAGAAATTTCCTTCGGTGAAGGAAGTAAGAAGTTTGTCGCGGTTAAAAACGCCAACTTCTTTATCAACAAGGGAGAAACTTTCTCTCTTGTAGGTGAATCTGGTAGTGGGAAAACAACCATTGGTCGTGCCATTATTGGTTTAAATAATACTAGTAAAGGTGAGATCATCTTTGATGGTCATAAGATTAATGGGAAAAAATCTCATAAAGAATCATCAGACTTGATTCGTCGTATCCAGATGATTTTCCAGGACCCTGCAGCGAGCTTGAATGAGCGTGCAACAGTTGACTATATCATCTCTGAAGGTCTTTACAACTATCACTTGTTTAAAGATGAAGAAGATCGAAAAGAAAAAGTTCAAAAGATGATTCATGAAGTTGGACTTTTGAAAGAACACTTGACCCGCTATCCACATGAGTTTTCTGGTGGGCAACGCCAGCGTATCGGGATTGCCCGTGCCCTTGTGATGGAACCTGATTTCGTTATTGCGGATGAGCCAATTTCAGCCTTGGACGTATCAGTGCGTGCGCAAGTCTTGAACTTGCTCAAGAAGTTCCAAAAAGAGTTGGGCTTGACCTATCTCTTTATCGCGCATGACTTGTCAGTTGTTCGCTTTATCTCAGATCGTATCGCGGTTATCTATAAGGGAGTTATCGTCGAAGTGGCGGAGACAGAGGAGTTGTTTAACAATCCCGTCCACCCATACACTCAAGCACTTCTATCTGCTGTACCGATTCCAGATCCAATCTTGGAACGCAAGAAGGTCTTGAAAGTTTACGATCCTGACCAACATGACTATGAGACAGACAAGCCATCTATGGTAGAAATTCGTCCAGGTCACTATGTTTGGGCTAACCAAGCAGAACTTGCTCGTTACAAGGAAGCTCTTAAAAAATAA
- a CDS encoding ABC transporter permease, with the protein MKKYIFMRVLRSLLSIFLVTTLTYTIIYTMVPRKLIFKQDTNYNKIATTPDKRDNYENTVYERMGYIEYYDTKELQERASSLDSSVTVDANDTNKAIYEKYINQLGNGWTLGVFSESGQFYATREIPIFERVFKFYSNLIDIDHPNKIQDPENPNLQRYLRFENDPAIGWSLVGSGTKHKYLLYFNNQFPFVHQNFVNINLGDSYPTYANTPVLQVITQGQGQTKTSEVQFPMGKKTSSVDIYSRTYKSPSQADAREVANYGKDDPYTATESNYQYPSMIASSAVAGLIGLIISYAIAIPLGSAMARHKNTWIDSFSTGALTFLLALPTIALVYIVRLIGSSIGLPDSFPILGAGDWRSYVLPAVILGLLGAPSTAIWIRRYMIDLQSQDFVRFARAKGLSEKEISNKHIFKNAMVPLVSGIPGAVIGVIGGATLTETVFAFPGMGKMLIDSVKASNNSMVVGLVFIFTCISIFSLFVGDIWMTMLDPRIKLTEKGGK; encoded by the coding sequence ATGAAGAAATATATTTTTATGCGTGTATTGCGTTCATTGTTGTCTATTTTCTTGGTGACAACATTGACCTACACAATTATCTATACGATGGTTCCTCGAAAATTGATTTTCAAGCAGGATACCAACTATAACAAGATTGCAACGACGCCGGACAAGCGGGATAATTATGAAAATACCGTTTATGAACGGATGGGCTATATCGAGTACTACGATACCAAAGAGTTGCAAGAAAGAGCGAGCTCACTGGACTCATCTGTAACAGTGGATGCCAATGATACCAATAAGGCAATCTATGAAAAATACATCAACCAACTAGGAAATGGTTGGACACTCGGTGTGTTCTCAGAAAGTGGTCAATTCTATGCTACGCGTGAAATTCCAATTTTTGAACGTGTTTTCAAATTCTATTCCAACTTGATTGATATTGATCATCCAAACAAGATTCAAGACCCTGAAAATCCAAACTTGCAACGTTATCTTCGTTTTGAAAATGACCCTGCTATCGGTTGGTCATTGGTTGGTTCAGGTACAAAACATAAGTATCTTTTGTATTTCAACAATCAATTTCCATTTGTACACCAAAACTTTGTGAACATCAACTTGGGTGACTCTTACCCAACTTATGCAAACACACCAGTGCTTCAAGTTATCACACAAGGTCAGGGACAAACTAAGACATCAGAAGTTCAATTCCCTATGGGTAAAAAGACTTCATCGGTAGATATTTACTCTCGTACTTACAAATCTCCAAGTCAAGCAGACGCGCGTGAGGTAGCCAACTATGGTAAAGACGATCCATATACAGCTACAGAAAGCAATTACCAATACCCATCAATGATTGCAAGTTCAGCGGTTGCTGGTTTGATTGGTTTGATTATTTCGTATGCGATTGCGATTCCACTTGGATCTGCTATGGCTCGCCACAAAAATACTTGGATTGACAGCTTCTCGACAGGTGCTCTGACCTTCTTGCTTGCCCTTCCAACGATTGCCTTGGTTTATATCGTCCGCTTGATTGGATCATCAATTGGTCTGCCTGACTCATTCCCTATTTTGGGTGCTGGAGATTGGCGTTCTTATGTCTTACCAGCAGTCATTCTAGGTTTGTTGGGTGCGCCAAGTACAGCTATCTGGATTCGTCGTTACATGATCGACTTGCAATCTCAGGACTTTGTACGTTTTGCTCGTGCCAAAGGTTTGTCTGAAAAAGAAATTTCAAATAAACACATCTTTAAAAATGCCATGGTTCCTTTGGTTTCAGGTATTCCTGGTGCCGTAATCGGAGTTATTGGTGGTGCAACATTGACAGAAACAGTCTTCGCCTTCCCAGGTATGGGTAAAATGTTGATTGACTCTGTTAAGGCATCAAACAACTCAATGGTAGTTGGTCTCGTCTTTATCTTTACATGTATTTCTATCTTCTCACTCTTTGTAGGAGATATCTGGATGACCATGCTTGACCCACGTATTAAATTGACAGAGAAAGGAGGCAAATAA
- a CDS encoding hemolysin family protein: MEDPSSQNLLLQFVLLFILTLLNAFFSATEMAMVSLNRSRVEQKAEEGDKRYIRLLKVLENPNHFLSTIQVGITLITILSGAKLADTLGQVIASWMGNGETTYAIASFLSLAFLTYISIVFGELYPKRIALNLKDALAIRSVPIIIGLGKIVSPFVWLLSASTNLLSRLTPMTFDDADEKMTRDEIEYMLTKSEETLDADEIEMLQGIFSLDELMAREVMVPRTDAFMVDIQDDSQTIIQSILKQNFSRIPVYDGDKDNVIGLIHTKRLLNAAYADGFENIVWKKILQDPLFVPETIFVDDLLKELRNTQRQMAILLDEYGGMAGLVTLEDLLEEIVGEIDDETDRAEIEVHQIGEDTYIAQGTMNLNDFNNYFGVELESDDVDTIAGYYLTGVGTIPTTEKISYQLVSQNKQIVLTNDKVKNGRVTKVKVQITELEPEEETE, translated from the coding sequence ATGGAAGACCCGAGCAGTCAGAATTTGTTGCTACAGTTTGTATTGTTATTTATCTTGACCCTGTTAAATGCTTTTTTCTCAGCCACTGAAATGGCGATGGTGTCACTAAACCGTTCCCGAGTGGAGCAAAAGGCAGAAGAGGGAGACAAACGTTACATTCGTTTGTTAAAGGTACTTGAAAATCCTAACCACTTTTTATCAACCATTCAAGTCGGTATCACCTTGATCACGATCTTGTCAGGGGCAAAATTGGCAGATACACTTGGACAAGTAATTGCCTCTTGGATGGGGAATGGAGAAACAACTTATGCCATTGCAAGTTTCCTCTCTTTGGCATTCTTGACCTACATCTCTATTGTTTTTGGTGAACTCTATCCTAAACGGATTGCCCTTAATCTAAAAGATGCCTTAGCCATTCGCTCTGTTCCGATTATCATTGGGCTTGGGAAGATTGTCAGTCCCTTTGTCTGGTTGTTATCTGCTTCAACCAATCTCTTGAGTCGTTTAACGCCAATGACCTTTGATGATGCAGATGAAAAAATGACTCGAGATGAAATTGAGTACATGTTGACCAAAAGTGAGGAAACTTTGGATGCAGACGAAATCGAGATGTTACAAGGGATTTTCTCTCTAGATGAGCTGATGGCGAGAGAAGTCATGGTTCCTCGGACGGATGCCTTTATGGTGGATATTCAGGATGATAGTCAAACCATTATCCAAAGTATTCTAAAGCAAAATTTCTCACGTATCCCTGTTTATGATGGGGATAAGGACAATGTGATTGGTTTGATTCATACCAAGCGTTTGCTAAACGCTGCCTATGCAGATGGCTTTGAAAACATTGTCTGGAAGAAGATCTTACAAGATCCACTCTTTGTTCCTGAAACTATTTTTGTGGATGACTTGCTAAAAGAATTGCGAAATACCCAAAGACAAATGGCCATTTTGCTCGATGAATATGGTGGTATGGCTGGACTGGTCACACTGGAAGACCTGCTGGAGGAGATTGTCGGAGAAATCGACGACGAGACAGACCGAGCAGAAATCGAAGTCCATCAAATCGGTGAGGACACCTATATTGCACAGGGAACTATGAATCTTAACGACTTCAATAACTACTTTGGTGTCGAACTAGAAAGCGATGATGTGGATACCATCGCCGGTTATTATTTGACGGGTGTTGGTACGATTCCAACAACTGAAAAAATCAGTTACCAACTGGTCAGTCAAAACAAGCAAATCGTCCTGACCAATGATAAGGTGAAAAATGGACGTGTTACCAAGGTAAAAGTTCAAATCACAGAACTAGAACCTGAAGAAGAAACAGAATAA
- the trkA gene encoding Trk system potassium transporter TrkA, with amino-acid sequence MKIVLVGGGKVGFALCRSLVAENHDVVLIEQDEAVLNHIVSRYDIIGLLGNGADFAILEQASVQECDIFIALTEHDEVNMISAVLAKKMGAKETIVRVRNPEYSNAYFKEKNILGFSLIVNPELLAARAISNIIDFPNALSVERFAGGRVSLMEFVVKDSSGLCQMPISDFRKKFGNVIVCAMERDHQLMIPSGDVTIQDKDRIFVTGNRVDMMLFHNYFKSRAVKSLLIVGAGKIAYYLLGILKDSRIDTKVIEINPERARFFSEKFPNLYIVQGDGTAKDILLEESAPHYDAVATLTGVDEENIITSMFLDRVGVHKNITKVNRTSLLEIIHAPDFSSIITPKSIAVDTIMHFIRGRVNAQYSDLQAMHHLANGQIETLQFQIKEANKMTAKPLSHLKLKKGVLIAAIIRKGKTIFPTGEDMLEVGDKLLVTTLLPNITKIYDLIER; translated from the coding sequence ATGAAAATTGTCCTTGTTGGTGGAGGGAAAGTTGGTTTCGCCCTCTGTCGTTCACTTGTTGCAGAAAACCATGACGTTGTCCTTATCGAACAAGATGAGGCCGTCCTCAATCACATTGTCAGCCGCTATGATATCATAGGTCTCCTTGGAAATGGTGCTGACTTTGCCATCTTAGAGCAAGCCAGTGTTCAAGAGTGCGATATCTTTATCGCCCTAACCGAACACGATGAAGTGAATATGATTTCAGCGGTACTTGCTAAAAAAATGGGGGCTAAAGAAACCATCGTTCGGGTGCGAAATCCTGAATACTCTAATGCCTATTTTAAAGAGAAAAACATTCTTGGATTTTCACTTATTGTTAATCCAGAACTCCTAGCAGCGCGTGCGATCTCAAATATCATTGATTTCCCTAATGCCCTCTCTGTCGAACGATTTGCTGGAGGTCGGGTCAGTCTCATGGAATTTGTTGTCAAGGACTCTAGCGGTCTTTGTCAAATGCCAATCTCAGACTTCCGTAAAAAATTTGGTAATGTTATCGTCTGTGCTATGGAGAGAGATCATCAACTGATGATTCCAAGTGGTGATGTTACTATCCAAGACAAGGATAGGATTTTTGTTACGGGAAATCGTGTAGATATGATGCTTTTCCATAACTATTTTAAATCTCGTGCAGTGAAAAGCTTGCTTATCGTTGGAGCTGGAAAGATCGCTTATTATCTTCTCGGCATTTTAAAAGACAGTCGCATTGATACCAAGGTCATCGAGATCAATCCTGAAAGAGCTCGTTTCTTCAGTGAAAAGTTTCCCAATCTCTATATTGTCCAAGGAGATGGAACTGCAAAAGACATTTTGCTGGAAGAAAGTGCTCCCCACTATGATGCAGTCGCAACCTTGACTGGAGTTGATGAGGAAAATATCATCACTTCTATGTTTCTTGACCGTGTTGGCGTCCATAAGAATATCACCAAGGTCAACCGAACAAGCCTTCTAGAGATTATCCACGCACCTGATTTTTCAAGTATCATCACACCAAAAAGCATCGCAGTAGATACCATTATGCACTTTATCCGTGGTCGAGTAAACGCTCAGTACTCAGACCTTCAAGCCATGCACCATCTAGCAAACGGTCAAATTGAAACTCTCCAATTCCAAATCAAGGAAGCTAATAAAATGACTGCCAAACCTCTTTCACATCTGAAATTGAAGAAAGGGGTTCTCATCGCAGCCATTATCCGAAAAGGAAAAACAATCTTCCCTACCGGAGAGGATATGCTTGAGGTAGGAGACAAGTTGCTCGTGACGACCTTATTGCCAAACATCACCAAAATTTATGATTTGATCGAGAGGTAA
- a CDS encoding peptide ABC transporter substrate-binding protein produces MKKSRVFVAAGVALLAAGVLAACGSSKSSDSTAPKNYGYVYTADPETLDYLISGKQSTKVATSNGIDGLFTNDKYGNLVPAVAEDWSVSKDGLTYTYKIRKGVKWMTSDGEEYAEVKAKDFVNGLKHAADNKSEALYLAEDSVKGLADYKAGNNKDFSSVGVKAVDDYTLEYTLNQPEPYWNSKMAYAIFWPLNEDFEKSKGADFAKATDPTSLLYNGPFLLKGLTAKSSIEFAKNENYWDKDNVHIDKVTLAFYDGSDQESIERNFTSGAYSYARLYPTSSNYSKVEETYKDNIYYTPSGPGIGGLGVNIDRQGYKYTSKTTDEEKTSTKKALLNKDFRQALNFAFDRTSYSAQINGKEGAPLAVRNLFVKPDFVSAGEKTFGDLVTEKMAAYGDEWKNVNFADGQDGLFNADKAKAEFAKAKTALEAEGVKFPIHLDIPVDQTSKNYIARIQSFKQSVETVLGEGNVVIDIQQISKDELNNITYYAASAAAEDWDLSGAVGWNPDYEDPSTYLDILKTTNAEQTKTYMGYEGADNAAAAQVGLKEYDKLVDEAAKETNDLNVRYEKYAAAQAWLTDSSLFLPAMSSSGAAPIISRVVPFTASYSQSGDKGSDVYFKYIQLQDKVVTKADYEQAREKWLKEKKESNEKVQKELANHVK; encoded by the coding sequence ATGAAAAAAAGTAGAGTATTTGTTGCAGCAGGTGTTGCTTTATTAGCAGCAGGAGTACTAGCTGCTTGCGGTTCTTCAAAATCATCTGATTCAACAGCGCCAAAAAATTATGGCTATGTTTATACAGCTGATCCAGAAACATTGGATTACCTCATTTCAGGGAAACAAAGTACTAAGGTTGCCACTTCAAATGGTATCGATGGTCTCTTCACAAATGACAAGTATGGGAACCTAGTTCCTGCAGTTGCAGAAGACTGGTCAGTTTCAAAAGATGGTTTGACTTATACCTATAAGATTCGTAAAGGTGTTAAATGGATGACATCAGATGGCGAAGAATATGCTGAAGTGAAAGCGAAAGACTTTGTAAATGGCTTGAAACACGCGGCTGATAACAAGTCTGAAGCACTTTATCTAGCAGAAGATTCAGTTAAAGGTCTAGCTGACTATAAAGCTGGAAATAATAAAGACTTTTCTTCAGTCGGTGTAAAGGCAGTTGATGATTATACTCTTGAGTATACTTTGAATCAACCAGAACCATACTGGAACTCTAAGATGGCCTACGCAATCTTCTGGCCATTGAACGAAGATTTTGAAAAATCAAAAGGGGCTGACTTTGCCAAAGCAACTGACCCTACATCATTGCTTTACAATGGTCCATTCTTACTGAAAGGTTTGACTGCTAAATCTTCTATAGAGTTTGCTAAGAATGAAAACTACTGGGACAAAGATAATGTTCACATTGATAAAGTAACCCTTGCTTTCTATGATGGGTCAGACCAAGAATCTATTGAACGTAACTTTACAAGTGGAGCTTATAGCTATGCTCGTCTTTACCCAACAAGTTCAAACTACTCTAAGGTAGAAGAAACATACAAAGACAATATCTACTACACTCCATCAGGACCTGGTATTGGTGGTTTGGGTGTGAATATTGACCGTCAAGGTTACAAATACACTTCTAAAACAACTGATGAAGAGAAGACTTCTACCAAGAAAGCCCTTCTTAACAAGGACTTCCGTCAGGCTTTGAACTTCGCCTTTGACCGTACTTCTTACTCAGCACAAATTAATGGTAAAGAAGGTGCTCCTCTTGCAGTTCGTAACCTCTTTGTGAAACCAGATTTTGTCTCTGCAGGTGAAAAAACTTTCGGTGACTTGGTAACTGAAAAGATGGCTGCTTACGGTGATGAGTGGAAGAATGTTAACTTTGCGGATGGTCAAGATGGACTCTTCAACGCCGATAAAGCCAAAGCTGAATTTGCCAAAGCTAAAACAGCATTGGAAGCAGAAGGTGTGAAATTCCCTATTCACTTGGATATCCCAGTAGACCAAACATCTAAAAACTATATTGCACGTATCCAATCCTTCAAACAATCCGTTGAAACAGTACTTGGTGAAGGCAACGTAGTCATTGATATCCAACAAATTTCTAAAGATGAGTTGAACAACATCACTTACTACGCAGCTAGCGCAGCAGCAGAAGATTGGGATCTTTCAGGTGCTGTTGGATGGAACCCTGACTATGAAGATCCATCAACTTACCTTGATATCTTGAAGACAACGAATGCTGAACAAACAAAAACATACATGGGTTACGAAGGTGCAGATAATGCTGCAGCGGCTCAAGTTGGTTTGAAAGAATACGATAAGCTAGTTGATGAAGCTGCTAAGGAAACCAACGACTTGAATGTTCGTTATGAAAAATATGCGGCTGCCCAAGCTTGGTTGACAGATAGCTCACTCTTCTTGCCAGCTATGTCATCAAGTGGTGCTGCACCAATCATTTCTCGTGTTGTACCATTCACAGCATCTTACAGTCAATCTGGAGATAAGGGATCAGACGTATACTTCAAGTATATTCAGTTACAAGATAAGGTTGTAACAAAAGCTGACTATGAACAAGCTCGTGAAAAATGGCTCAAAGAGAAAAAAGAATCAAACGAAAAAGTTCAAAAAGAATTGGCTAACCACGTTAAATAA
- a CDS encoding ABC transporter ATP-binding protein: MIKGKNVILTARDIVVEFDVRDKVLTAIRGVSLDLIEGEVLALVGESGSGKSVLTKTFTGMLEDNGRIAQGSIDYRGQDLTALTSNKEWEKIRGAKIATIFQDPMTSLDPINTIGSQITEVIIKHQGKTAKEAKEMAIDYMNKVGIPDAEKRFDEYPFQYSGGMRQRIVIAIALACRPDILICDEPTTALDVTIQAQIIDLLKTLQNEYHFTIIFITHDLGVVASIADKVAVMYAGEIVEYGTVEEVFYDPRHPYTWSLLSSLPQLADDKGELYSIPGTPPSLYTELKGDAFALRSDYAMQIDFEEKAPKFSVTDTHWAKTWLLHENAPKVEKPGVIADLHDKIRDKMGFAHLED, from the coding sequence ATGATAAAAGGGAAAAATGTAATTTTGACTGCTCGTGATATTGTCGTGGAATTTGACGTTCGTGACAAAGTTCTGACGGCTATCCGAGGAGTTTCTCTAGACTTGATTGAAGGAGAAGTTCTGGCCTTGGTAGGTGAGTCCGGTTCTGGTAAATCTGTTTTAACAAAAACCTTTACAGGGATGTTAGAAGACAATGGGCGTATTGCCCAAGGAAGCATCGACTATCGTGGACAAGACTTGACTGCTCTTACTTCTAACAAGGAATGGGAGAAGATTCGTGGTGCTAAGATTGCGACTATCTTCCAAGACCCTATGACAAGTTTGGACCCAATCAATACAATCGGTAGCCAAATCACTGAAGTGATCATTAAACACCAAGGGAAAACAGCTAAGGAAGCCAAAGAGATGGCAATCGACTATATGAACAAGGTCGGAATTCCAGACGCTGAAAAACGTTTTGATGAGTATCCTTTCCAATATTCTGGAGGGATGCGTCAACGTATCGTTATCGCGATTGCCCTTGCATGTCGTCCAGATATCTTAATCTGTGACGAGCCGACAACGGCCCTTGATGTAACCATTCAAGCACAAATCATTGATTTGCTTAAAACCTTGCAAAATGAGTACCACTTTACCATTATCTTTATCACCCATGACCTTGGTGTGGTAGCAAGTATTGCCGATAAGGTAGCGGTTATGTATGCTGGGGAAATTGTAGAATACGGTACTGTTGAGGAAGTCTTCTACGATCCACGTCATCCATACACTTGGAGTCTCTTGTCTAGCTTGCCACAGCTTGCTGATGATAAAGGGGAATTGTACTCTATCCCAGGAACACCACCGTCTCTTTATACTGAGTTGAAAGGTGATGCCTTTGCCCTTCGTTCAGATTATGCGATGCAAATTGATTTTGAAGAGAAAGCACCTAAGTTTTCAGTCACTGATACCCACTGGGCTAAGACTTGGTTGCTTCATGAGAATGCTCCTAAAGTTGAAAAACCTGGAGTCATTGCAGATTTGCATGACAAAATTCGTGATAAAATGGGCTTTGCTCATCTAGAAGACTAG